One part of the Bacteroidia bacterium genome encodes these proteins:
- a CDS encoding recombinase family protein, whose translation MNKESARVGIWIRVSTEEQAKGESPEHHEERARAYAKANGWEITTVYHLEGVSGKSVSDHPEAKRMLADVAHGRITHLIFSKLARLARNTSELLTFSEHFESYNAYLVSLQEKIDTSSPAGRLFYTIIAAMAQWEREEISARVAASVPIRAQLGKTTGGQAPYGYKYVDKKLVIDDNEAPVRKLMFELYAEHKRKKTVARLLNEQGYRTRKGRKFSDSSVDRLLRDPVAKGKRRMNYTKSRGKGLQWDLKDPKEWIIVDSPAIVSEELWDKVNAIMDEQTASRKPRTKKGTHLFTSIVQCSCGHKMYVPSNSPKYICYQCRNKIREEDLEDIFHHHLESFLVTDEQIQVWLSKAIEMITEREDQLNLLQKEYKTLKQKLDTIIDLRVNNHIPENAFQEHYQPVYEQAEQIKTQISLLEGEITALKVQLESSDQVFADAKLFYDQWPQMSFEEKRSFVETVTDSIVIDPEGEIEIILLYSPATTPFFLNSSELMTEWQHTPKD comes from the coding sequence ATGAACAAGGAATCAGCCCGCGTTGGTATATGGATACGTGTATCCACCGAAGAACAAGCCAAAGGAGAAAGCCCTGAACACCATGAAGAACGTGCAAGAGCCTATGCCAAAGCTAATGGATGGGAGATTACCACGGTCTATCACTTAGAAGGTGTCAGTGGTAAATCAGTCAGTGATCATCCTGAGGCGAAAAGAATGCTGGCGGATGTCGCTCATGGTCGCATTACCCATCTTATCTTCTCTAAATTGGCTCGATTAGCCAGGAATACCTCTGAACTCCTCACATTCTCTGAGCACTTTGAATCCTATAATGCTTATCTGGTATCGCTCCAAGAAAAGATTGATACCTCCAGTCCTGCCGGCCGTTTGTTCTACACTATCATTGCAGCCATGGCTCAATGGGAACGTGAAGAAATCTCAGCCAGGGTCGCGGCTTCAGTTCCGATCAGAGCACAACTTGGTAAAACGACCGGCGGACAAGCGCCTTATGGCTACAAGTATGTTGATAAGAAACTCGTTATTGATGATAACGAAGCTCCGGTGAGAAAACTCATGTTTGAGTTGTACGCTGAGCACAAACGCAAAAAGACCGTTGCCAGACTGCTCAACGAACAAGGCTATCGTACGCGGAAGGGAAGAAAGTTCTCTGATAGCTCAGTCGATAGATTATTGCGTGATCCGGTAGCCAAAGGTAAACGGAGAATGAACTACACCAAAAGTAGGGGTAAAGGTTTACAATGGGATCTCAAAGATCCTAAAGAGTGGATAATCGTTGACTCACCAGCCATTGTCTCAGAAGAACTGTGGGACAAGGTCAATGCCATCATGGATGAGCAAACTGCTAGCCGTAAACCACGAACCAAAAAGGGAACTCATCTCTTCACCAGTATTGTCCAGTGTAGTTGTGGCCACAAGATGTATGTACCATCAAATTCACCCAAGTACATCTGCTACCAGTGTAGAAACAAGATCAGAGAAGAAGACCTAGAAGACATCTTCCATCATCACCTGGAATCCTTCCTGGTAACGGATGAACAAATCCAAGTTTGGCTCAGTAAAGCCATTGAGATGATCACCGAACGAGAAGACCAACTCAACCTTCTTCAGAAAGAATACAAGACGCTCAAACAGAAACTCGACACCATCATTGACCTACGGGTGAACAACCACATCCCGGAAAACGCCTTCCAAGAACACTATCAACCCGTCTATGAACAAGCTGAACAAATCAAAACTCAGATATCTTTATTGGAAGGAGAGATTACCGCTCTAAAAGTCCAGCTGGAATCAAGCGATCAGGTATTCGCTGACGCGAAGCTGTTTTATGACCAATGGCCCCAGATGTCATTTGAAGAGAAACGATCATTTGTAGAAACGGTAACCGATTCCATTGTGATTGACCCGGAAGGTGAAATAGAGATAATCCTCCTCTATTCTCCGGCTACCACCCCATTTTTTCTCAATTCCTCTGAATTGATGACAGAATGGCAACACACCCCCAAGGATTAG
- a CDS encoding type II toxin-antitoxin system HigB family toxin yields MRIITEKRIRDFFRSHPNAEPTFTEWIKEVRQANWTTPNDLRAMYPSASILPNNRAVFRLGGGSYRLVVVIHYNGGRLYVRFVGTHADYDKIDPNTV; encoded by the coding sequence ATGAGAATCATTACCGAAAAACGGATTCGGGATTTCTTTCGATCCCATCCCAATGCTGAACCAACCTTTACCGAATGGATAAAGGAAGTCCGACAAGCAAACTGGACAACACCCAATGACTTACGCGCCATGTACCCATCAGCCAGCATACTACCTAACAATCGAGCGGTCTTTCGCCTGGGCGGAGGAAGTTATCGCTTGGTGGTAGTTATTCACTACAACGGTGGCCGATTGTATGTGCGCTTTGTGGGTACCCATGCTGACTATGACAAAATTGATCCTAATACTGTGTAG
- a CDS encoding helix-turn-helix domain-containing protein: protein MTELTPNEVAKMAGVSVRTIYTWIRRGLAGKKLPAKKKQGRIVIKKEDFDRFIEETTTDL, encoded by the coding sequence ATGACAGAGCTAACTCCCAATGAAGTAGCAAAAATGGCCGGAGTTAGCGTGAGAACTATTTACACCTGGATACGGCGAGGATTAGCGGGCAAGAAATTACCAGCTAAGAAAAAACAAGGTCGGATTGTAATCAAAAAGGAAGACTTTGACCGCTTTATCGAGGAGACAACAACAGATTTGTAA
- a CDS encoding replication protein, with protein sequence MRYTTPVPNEVFDVYLRDLKPGELKVLLVVVRQTLGYLIDKKNKQRRKRVWLSQVRLSQLTGLSRKAISQAITGLINRNIITVTDEKGNPLMTPNQRKYHHKLFFGLVGKSSTHSVQIVKKGNKYCVIR encoded by the coding sequence ATGCGCTACACTACTCCCGTACCAAATGAGGTATTTGATGTGTACCTACGCGACCTCAAGCCAGGGGAACTCAAAGTTCTCCTGGTTGTAGTTCGCCAAACTCTGGGGTATCTCATAGATAAAAAAAATAAACAAAGACGGAAACGAGTCTGGCTCTCACAGGTGAGATTAAGTCAACTGACTGGTCTCTCACGCAAAGCCATTTCTCAGGCCATTACTGGCTTAATTAACCGTAATATTATCACAGTTACTGACGAGAAGGGGAATCCTCTCATGACACCAAATCAACGGAAATATCACCACAAACTTTTTTTTGGATTAGTGGGAAAATCTTCAACACATTCAGTCCAGATTGTGAAAAAAGGAAACAAGTATTGTGTCATTCGGTAA